Sequence from the Nocardia brasiliensis genome:
TCAGCCCGGCATGAGCATGTGCCACTGCTCGAGGGTCTGCGGGCGCAGCACGTAGTTGTTGTCCCGGACAGTGGACAGCGGAGCGAACGGGTCCTGTGAATACCAGTGGCCCGGGTAGACCACCGGGTCACCGGATAAGCCGGCCAAATAGCGCAGGCTGCGGAACATTTCGTCGGAATCCCCGCCGGGGAAGTCGGTGCGGCCGCAACCGTCGACGAACAATGTGTCACCCGCGATGAGCCGACCGTCGAAAAGGAAGCATTGGCTGCCGGGCGTATGTCCCGGGGTGTGCAGCAGTTCGATGTCGAAAGCGCCGACGCTGACCTTGTCGCCGTGCTCGTGACCGGTGAGTTCGCTGGGCGCGATGCCGGTGACATTGGCCACCCAGGACAGCTCGTTCGCGTTGACATGCACTGGGACGCTTGTCTTTTCGAGCAGTTCCCGCACGCCGCGCAGGGTGAACCCGAGCATCGTGCCGCCCACGTGGTCCGGGTGATGGTGGGTGGCGAGCACCCCGGTCACGCGTAGCCCGTCACCTTCGGCGACATCGACCAGATCGGCCGCCGCGTACGCGGGATCGACGACCACCGCCTCCCCGCTCTCCCGATCGCCGATCAAATACGCGAAATTGCGCATCTGCGTCGCAATCGGATCGCCGACGGCGTAGTCCCTCCCCGACAACAGCTGGCGAAAATACAGGCGCTCAGAAGACATACAGCACACCTTATTGCCCGACCCAGACGCTTCGCGCGCCGCAACCGTAAATCCCCGGCGACCGCACCCCGTCACCTGGACATTCGCGTACCCAAGTCCTGAGCAAGATCAACAAGGTGGGGTGGCGGTGTCCTCTGGCGGACATCGAGAGGTCGATGGGGGCTGGTGCGGGGTCAGGGGTGGAGGGAGATGACGGCGGCGGTGAGGGCGACGGTGAGCTCGAGGGTGGCGCCCAGGGTGTCGCCGGAAAGGCCGGCGAAGCGGCGGACGGTGTGGCGAACGAGGACAGCCGCCGCGGCGAGGGCGAGCAGGACTGCGAGGGGGCCTTGCCAGCGGTGGTCCGGAGTGGCGAGCGTTGCCGCTGCCAACGTGGCGATCGCCCAGCC
This genomic interval carries:
- a CDS encoding MBL fold metallo-hydrolase translates to MSSERLYFRQLLSGRDYAVGDPIATQMRNFAYLIGDRESGEAVVVDPAYAAADLVDVAEGDGLRVTGVLATHHHPDHVGGTMLGFTLRGVRELLEKTSVPVHVNANELSWVANVTGIAPSELTGHEHGDKVSVGAFDIELLHTPGHTPGSQCFLFDGRLIAGDTLFVDGCGRTDFPGGDSDEMFRSLRYLAGLSGDPVVYPGHWYSQDPFAPLSTVRDNNYVLRPQTLEQWHMLMPG